In Oryzias melastigma strain HK-1 linkage group LG10, ASM292280v2, whole genome shotgun sequence, the genomic window GAGACTGTGGTCAGTCACTTGCTGCAGTGAGAACAGCAGCCAGCCGTTATATCCTATATCAGCGTCATAGGCTCGCACTTTAGTCACCAAGTGTCCTGCGTTCACGTTGCGGGGAATCTCCTCCACCCCTTCAGCAGAACCGTTGGAGCTGACTGGATACAGGATGACTGGAGCGTTGTCGTTCTGATCCAGAATGAACACGTTCACTGTCACGTTGCTGCTCAGAGGAGGACTTCCAGAATCTGTGGCAACAACGTGGAACTGGAACGTTTTCACGCTTTCAAAGTCAAAACTTTTCAGAGCTGAAACTTCTCCACTTTCAGAGTTTACATTCAGAAATGATGTAAACAGATtatctccatctttctctctcAAAATTGAATATGAAATAAGAGCGTTGCTGCCGTCATCACTGTCATGGGCTGTAACTGATAGAATTGTTTTTCCTGGACTGTTATTCTCCTTTATGTAGAAGTTAATGGGATTCTGTGAGAATGTGGGGATGTTATCATTCACATCAGAAACAACAACTGTGATGCTTTTCTGTGATGACAAGGACGGTTCTCCTGCATCTTTAGCTACAATCATCACTTCATACTGAGTCTGCTGTTCACGATCTAAAACTTGTTTAGTTACTAGAGAGTACATGTCATTCTGTGAAGATGGGTTCATTGTAAAAGGAAGGTTCTGGTTTATGGAGCACAGAACTTTTCCATTGATACCAGAATCAGAGTCTTTGATACTGATCAAAGCTACTGTAGTGCCTGGTTTAGAGTCCTCCGGGAGCGCGCGTGAAAAAGAGGTTACTTTAATAACTGGAGCGTTATCATTTACATCTAAAATAACAATATTCACAatcttttcagcttttaacgGTGCCACTCCTTTATCAGACGCTTGAATATCAATTTCATATCTATCATTCTGTTCAAAATCAATTAGCCCAATTACAGTTATTATGCCAGTATTGAAATTCaagtcaaatgtttcttttacttttggatCTATGTCATTTCCAAAAGAATAAACAACTTCTCCATTTGATCCTTCATCCAAATCTGTCGCAGTTACTTGGATCACAGTTGTTCCAACAGGAGAATTTTCTTTCAGATGAACAACATATGAATCCTGACTAAAAACTGGAGGATTATCATTAACATCAGAAACGTTGACAATGATGGTCATGTTTCCTGATCTCGGAGGTTTACCTCCATCAAAGGCTGTTAAAAGTAAAACGTGACTCTTTGCTGTCTCTCTGTCCAGCGGTTTTTGGAGGACTAAACTGGGTGTTTTACGATTCTCACCTCGATCTTTAACTTCCAATCGAAAGTAATCATTCTGACTCAGTTTATAATGTTGAACAGAAAATGAGCCGATATCGGCGTCACGCGCAGCTTTTAACTGAAATTTTGCACCTGGTAGCACAGATTCAGGAATTTCTAAGACATTTTCTTCTTCCGGGAAGCTCGGTGTGTGGTCATTTACATCCACAATCTCCACAGCAACATAATGGACCTCCAGCGGGTTTTCCAGCACGGTTTTTACATCAATGACGCAATCCTTGCTGCGGTCACACATTTCCTCCCGATCGAGTTTTTCATTTACGTACAGCAGTCCGTCATCCTGATTTATCTTAAACGGAGATGTTTCGGATCCGTCAACGACTCGGACTCCGCGTTCTCTCAGCGTGATCTTGTCCATACCTAAATCCTTGGCAAGGTTTCCGACCACAGTTCCCCTTCGAACCTCCTCGTGGATCGAATATCTGATTTGTCCTGACGCGCAGCTCCAAAGCGAGGAAGAAAGAACCACGAATACAATCCACTTTGTTCTCCTGCTCCACGACCGAGCTCTCCTTTGTTCCATGGCGTCAACTTCAGCAACCTCAATAACAAAAGATTCAAcgtgttttttaagttaaattaaagaAGATTTTTCCACCGCACCCGTGGGTAAAAAGAAGCCAGTTTCTGCGCAAGGCGTATTTTACGACAACACTGCTG contains:
- the LOC112153550 gene encoding protocadherin alpha-7 isoform X15 — translated: MEQRRARSWSRRTKWIVFVVLSSSLWSCASGQIRYSIHEEVRRGTVVGNLAKDLGMDKITLRERGVRVVDGSETSPFKINQDDGLLYVNEKLDREEMCDRSKDCVIDVKTVLENPLEVHYVAVEIVDVNDHTPSFPEEENVLEIPESVLPGAKFQLKAARDADIGSFSVQHYKLSQNDYFRLEVKDRGENRKTPSLVLQKPLDRETAKSHVLLLTAFDGGKPPRSGNMTIIVNVSDVNDNPPVFSQDSYVVHLKENSPVGTTVIQVTATDLDEGSNGEVVYSFGNDIDPKVKETFDLNFNTGIITVIGLIDFEQNDRYEIDIQASDKGVAPLKAEKIVNIVILDVNDNAPVIKVTSFSRALPEDSKPGTTVALISIKDSDSGINGKVLCSINQNLPFTMNPSSQNDMYSLVTKQVLDREQQTQYEVMIVAKDAGEPSLSSQKSITVVVSDVNDNIPTFSQNPINFYIKENNSPGKTILSVTAHDSDDGSNALISYSILREKDGDNLFTSFLNVNSESGEVSALKSFDFESVKTFQFHVVATDSGSPPLSSNVTVNVFILDQNDNAPVILYPVSSNGSAEGVEEIPRNVNAGHLVTKVRAYDADIGYNGWLLFSLQQVTDHSLFALDRYTGQIRTLRSFTETDEAEHKLLILVKDNGNVSLSATATVIVKLVEPKEAFAASDVQSAAAEDEDSHVTFYLIITLGSVSLLFLISIIVLIAMQCSKSTDYTSKYLPEPNYDGTLCHSIQYRSGDKRYMLVGPRMSVGSTIVPGSHANTLVLPDRRKTSDEPKAPNSDWRYSASLRAGGVMQSSVHMEESSVLQGAQGVLVQNWPTASSAADAEGGEVSPPMGAGVDSNSWHFRYGPGGPGAPQHLKPGEVPPEAFIIPGSPAIISIRQNQGGEDDKSDFITFGKKEEAKKKKKKKKEKKDKKDKGKDDGDE